In a genomic window of Flavobacterium lipolyticum:
- a CDS encoding c-type cytochrome, translated as MKLRILTLTAVTLLIVSCGTKKAAPVATATPAATETAKTTELTPALAEGKNLYENSCARCHKLYDPKKFSQEDWKPILVRMQKKAKVDDTQIALISNYITSQL; from the coding sequence ATGAAATTAAGGATCTTAACTTTAACCGCTGTGACGTTGCTTATCGTTTCGTGCGGTACAAAAAAAGCGGCTCCGGTTGCAACAGCCACTCCGGCTGCAACTGAGACGGCAAAAACTACAGAACTAACTCCTGCATTGGCAGAAGGTAAAAACTTGTACGAAAACAGTTGTGCAAGATGTCACAAACTATACGATCCGAAGAAATTTAGTCAGGAAGACTGGAAACCAATTCTGGTAAGAATGCAGAAAAAAGCGAAGGTTGACGATACTCAGATCGCTTTAATATCCAATTATATAACTTCTCAATTGTAA
- a CDS encoding MFS transporter, which translates to MAACTGLIVANLYYCQPLIVLIANEFKIPEASAGTITYLTQAGYAIGLFFMVPLGDKIERKKQILFTTFASVIALIIAATAKSFFLLQVASLLIGITSIVPQLILPLAASLSAPEQRGKVVGTIMSGLLVGILLSRTLSGFIGQLLGWRSMFYIAAGICLLIFFVIQNKFPVNKPQFQGTYGQLIQSLFTLIKTQPVLREATLINVFSFAQFGAFWTTMVLLLSGEPFGFNSATIGLFGIVGASGALAAPLVGKMGDKGNSRIAVGYGCLLILISFLVFYFSIESVIGIAIGIVFIDIGIQGVHISNQTRVYSLLPEARNRLNTVFMSFSFLGTAAGSAYGLLLWKLGGWHAVTIGCVGLSALAFTVYGLTYKSSRSFGSKKQKA; encoded by the coding sequence ATGGCAGCTTGCACCGGACTTATAGTTGCAAATCTGTATTACTGCCAACCTTTAATTGTTTTAATTGCCAACGAATTTAAAATTCCTGAAGCCAGTGCGGGAACAATAACCTATTTAACCCAGGCGGGTTATGCTATAGGGCTGTTTTTCATGGTTCCGCTGGGAGATAAAATCGAACGTAAAAAGCAAATTTTATTCACCACTTTTGCTTCTGTAATTGCTTTGATTATTGCGGCAACGGCAAAAAGTTTTTTCCTTTTGCAGGTAGCTTCTTTATTAATCGGAATTACTTCAATCGTACCACAGTTAATTCTGCCTTTGGCAGCATCTTTAAGTGCACCTGAACAACGTGGAAAAGTAGTTGGAACCATCATGAGCGGTTTGCTTGTGGGGATATTGCTTTCCAGAACTTTAAGCGGGTTTATCGGTCAGTTGCTGGGTTGGAGATCTATGTTTTATATTGCTGCCGGAATTTGTTTACTGATCTTTTTTGTGATTCAGAATAAATTCCCGGTGAATAAGCCTCAATTTCAGGGAACTTACGGACAGTTAATTCAATCCCTTTTTACACTTATAAAAACACAGCCGGTTCTGCGTGAAGCGACACTGATCAATGTATTTAGTTTTGCACAATTCGGGGCCTTCTGGACCACTATGGTTTTACTGCTTTCGGGAGAACCATTCGGTTTTAACAGTGCTACAATTGGACTATTTGGGATTGTGGGAGCTTCAGGAGCTTTGGCAGCGCCGTTAGTAGGAAAAATGGGAGACAAAGGAAACTCAAGAATTGCGGTAGGTTACGGTTGTTTATTGATCTTAATTAGTTTTCTGGTTTTTTATTTTTCAATAGAAAGTGTGATCGGAATTGCGATTGGAATTGTATTTATTGATATCGGAATTCAGGGAGTGCATATTTCAAACCAAACCCGCGTGTATTCCTTACTTCCGGAAGCCAGAAACCGATTGAATACCGTCTTTATGTCGTTTAGCTTTTTAGGAACAGCAGCCGGATCGGCTTACGGATTGTTGTTGTGGAAACTGGGCGGATGGCATGCCGTAACCATTGGATGTGTTGGATTATCGGCACTGGCATTTACGGTTTATGGTCTTACTTATAAATCATCCCGAAGCTTCGGGTCTAAAAAACAGAAAGCATAA
- a CDS encoding GreA/GreB family elongation factor, translating to MKPTPTFCKSDYQFLRELILKSKNATNAKEIGQLSHELDRAIIRKESELDSSTIRINSHVIIEDVKAKKQMKIQIVLPSFADVKEGKISILAPLSVAIIGFKKDDVVDWELPAGIKTLKIAAVDNSSENAS from the coding sequence ATGAAACCAACACCTACATTCTGTAAGTCAGATTATCAATTTTTAAGAGAATTGATACTAAAAAGTAAAAACGCAACCAATGCCAAAGAAATCGGGCAGCTTTCACACGAATTGGACCGCGCTATCATCCGTAAAGAAAGTGAATTAGACAGCAGTACTATACGCATCAATTCACATGTTATTATTGAAGATGTAAAAGCAAAAAAACAAATGAAAATTCAAATTGTACTGCCTTCATTTGCGGACGTAAAAGAGGGTAAAATATCAATATTAGCGCCACTAAGTGTTGCTATTATTGGCTTTAAAAAAGACGATGTTGTCGATTGGGAATTACCGGCCGGTATAAAAACTTTAAAAATAGCAGCGGTTGACAATTCTTCTGAAAACGCTTCTTAA
- a CDS encoding RBBP9/YdeN family alpha/beta hydrolase, translating to MEIQLLILPGLGNSGDKHWQTFWHEKFKNSTRIVHDEWDEPIRAEWLERLEEEISRLNGPTILVAHSLAVSLVLHWTQSHNNPNIVGALLVAPADVDSPAHTPESIRNFSPMPTSKLPFPSIVVASENDPYATFERKKHFAEMWGSDLVNVGQRGHINSDSDLKYWEEGQLILEQLIEKIK from the coding sequence ATGGAAATACAGCTATTAATTCTGCCAGGTCTTGGAAATTCGGGAGACAAACACTGGCAAACGTTTTGGCATGAGAAATTTAAAAACTCAACCCGCATCGTTCACGACGAATGGGATGAGCCTATTCGCGCAGAATGGCTTGAGCGTTTAGAAGAAGAAATCTCCAGACTTAATGGTCCGACAATACTGGTAGCACACAGCTTAGCTGTTTCACTTGTCCTACATTGGACACAGAGCCATAACAATCCAAACATAGTGGGTGCCTTACTAGTTGCACCTGCCGATGTAGATTCACCTGCACATACACCGGAATCTATACGAAACTTTTCACCAATGCCAACCTCAAAACTGCCTTTTCCTTCTATTGTCGTAGCGAGCGAAAATGATCCTTACGCGACTTTTGAGCGAAAAAAACACTTTGCCGAAATGTGGGGAAGCGATCTTGTCAATGTGGGACAAAGAGGACACATCAACTCCGATTCGGATTTAAAATATTGGGAAGAAGGACAATTAATTCTGGAGCAATTGATAGAGAAAATAAAATAG
- a CDS encoding peptidylprolyl isomerase, with amino-acid sequence MENGIYAKFNTSKGSILVKLAHDLTPGTVGNFVALAEGNMENKVKPQGQKFYDGLTFHRVIPDFMIQGGCPKGTGTGDPGYKFDDEFHPSLKHDRPGVLAMANSGPASNGSQFYITHVPTSWLDGKHTVFGHVIEGQDVVDAVAQGDNLDAVEIIRVGEEAQKWNAIEAFISLKGARLKRDAALKAESEAKMEQLAAGFDKTDSGLRYKMIQKGEGKKAEAGKTVAVHYEGSLENGKVFDSSYPRKKPIEFRLGQGQVIEGWDEGIALLQVGDKARFVIPSDLAYGASGAGGVIPPHATLIFDVELMDVK; translated from the coding sequence ATGGAAAACGGAATATACGCTAAATTCAACACTAGTAAAGGTTCGATTTTAGTAAAACTTGCACACGATTTAACACCTGGGACCGTAGGGAATTTTGTAGCTCTTGCAGAAGGAAATATGGAAAATAAAGTAAAACCTCAAGGACAAAAATTCTATGACGGATTGACTTTTCACAGAGTAATTCCTGATTTTATGATTCAGGGAGGATGTCCAAAAGGAACTGGAACCGGAGATCCTGGATATAAATTTGATGATGAGTTTCACCCAAGCTTGAAACACGATCGTCCGGGAGTTTTAGCAATGGCAAATTCAGGTCCGGCAAGTAACGGTTCTCAATTTTACATTACTCACGTTCCAACTTCATGGTTAGACGGAAAACATACCGTTTTTGGTCATGTAATCGAAGGACAGGATGTTGTTGATGCTGTAGCTCAGGGAGATAATCTTGATGCAGTAGAAATCATCAGAGTAGGTGAAGAAGCTCAAAAATGGAATGCAATCGAAGCTTTTATCTCTTTAAAAGGAGCTCGTTTGAAGCGTGATGCTGCTTTAAAAGCGGAATCAGAAGCAAAGATGGAGCAATTGGCTGCAGGTTTTGATAAAACGGACAGTGGGTTGCGTTATAAAATGATTCAAAAAGGAGAAGGTAAAAAAGCGGAAGCAGGTAAAACTGTTGCAGTACATTACGAAGGTTCTTTAGAAAACGGAAAAGTATTTGATTCCTCTTACCCACGTAAAAAACCGATCGAATTTAGATTAGGTCAGGGGCAGGTTATTGAAGGATGGGACGAAGGTATTGCTTTATTACAAGTAGGGGACAAAGCTCGTTTTGTAATTCCATCTGATTTAGCTTATGGAGCTTCAGGTGCAGGAGGAGTTATTCCACCACACGCAACTTTGATTTTTGACGTTGAATTAATGGACGTAAAATAA
- the nusB gene encoding transcription antitermination factor NusB: MQSIYAMHQSGSDNMEKEEKFLFYSIDNIQDLYLIMLSSLIEICKKESVFLHLSSKKHLATAAERNPNEKFVKNKIFQLLAESNSLSIALENRKINNWNLNDDYIILLLNDIKSSALYAKYMSTITNTFEEDRQFVIDLFAEVIVPNEKLYEYLEDDKLTWVDDIPVVNTHIIKQLKAIKTEDPDDFRVPKLYKDVEDKDFAKDLFRRTVLNESVLAKEYDDKTPNWDSERIAEIDTIILKMAICEFLKFPSIPVKVTLNEYLEIAKEYSTPKSSIFINGILDNLVKELTANKKMIKVGRGLM, translated from the coding sequence ATGCAATCCATTTATGCAATGCATCAAAGCGGTTCTGATAATATGGAAAAAGAAGAGAAGTTTCTTTTTTACAGTATTGATAATATTCAGGATTTATATCTTATAATGCTTTCTTCATTGATTGAAATTTGCAAAAAAGAGTCCGTTTTTTTACATCTTTCAAGTAAAAAACATCTTGCAACTGCTGCAGAACGTAATCCGAATGAAAAATTCGTCAAAAACAAAATTTTTCAACTTCTTGCCGAAAGCAATTCCCTTAGTATTGCTTTAGAAAATCGTAAAATCAACAACTGGAATCTGAACGACGATTATATCATTTTACTTTTAAATGATATTAAATCAAGTGCTTTGTATGCGAAATACATGAGTACTATAACCAATACTTTTGAAGAAGACAGACAATTTGTAATTGATTTGTTTGCTGAAGTAATTGTTCCAAATGAAAAATTGTATGAGTATTTAGAAGATGATAAATTGACTTGGGTGGATGATATTCCGGTGGTGAATACGCACATCATCAAACAATTGAAAGCGATCAAAACAGAAGATCCGGATGATTTCAGAGTGCCTAAGTTGTACAAAGACGTTGAGGATAAAGATTTTGCTAAAGATTTATTCAGAAGAACCGTTTTAAACGAATCGGTTTTGGCAAAAGAATACGATGATAAAACACCAAACTGGGACAGCGAAAGGATTGCAGAAATTGATACTATTATTTTAAAAATGGCTATCTGTGAATTCTTAAAATTCCCTTCTATTCCGGTAAAGGTAACTCTTAACGAATATTTAGAAATTGCAAAAGAGTATTCTACACCAAAAAGTAGTATTTTTATCAACGGAATTTTAGATAATCTCGTTAAAGAGCTTACAGCGAATAAAAAGATGATTAAAGTAGGTCGTGGTTTAATGTAA
- the trmD gene encoding tRNA (guanosine(37)-N1)-methyltransferase TrmD, whose amino-acid sequence MRIDIITILPELLKSPFEASIMKRAIDKGLVEVHFHNLRDYTTNRQKSVDDYPFGGGAGMVMTVQPIDDCITHLKSQREYDEIIYMSPDGETLNQKMANTMSMYENIIILCGHYKGVDQRVRDHFITKEISIGDYVLSGGELGALVLSDALIRLIPGVLSDETSALTDSFQDNLLSGPIYTRPADYKGWKVPEVLTSGHFAKIDKWREDMAYEHTKNRRPDLLEEK is encoded by the coding sequence ATGCGAATTGACATTATTACAATTTTACCTGAATTATTAAAGAGTCCGTTTGAGGCTTCGATTATGAAACGTGCTATAGACAAAGGTTTAGTAGAAGTTCATTTTCATAATTTACGTGATTACACCACAAATAGGCAAAAAAGTGTTGACGATTATCCGTTTGGAGGAGGTGCCGGAATGGTAATGACAGTTCAGCCTATTGATGACTGTATCACGCATTTAAAAAGCCAGCGCGAGTATGATGAAATTATCTATATGTCACCTGATGGAGAAACTCTAAATCAAAAAATGGCCAATACGATGTCGATGTATGAAAACATTATCATTCTCTGCGGACATTATAAAGGGGTAGATCAACGTGTTCGTGACCATTTTATTACCAAAGAAATTTCAATTGGCGATTATGTATTATCCGGTGGAGAATTAGGAGCCTTAGTATTATCTGATGCTTTGATCCGATTGATTCCCGGTGTTTTGAGCGACGAAACTTCAGCATTGACTGACAGTTTTCAGGACAATCTGCTTTCAGGTCCTATATACACAAGACCTGCAGATTATAAAGGCTGGAAAGTTCCCGAAGTACTAACGAGCGGTCATTTTGCCAAAATTGACAAATGGCGCGAGGATATGGCCTACGAACATACTAAAAACAGACGTCCGGATTTATTGGAAGAAAAATAA
- a CDS encoding PUR family DNA/RNA-binding protein yields the protein MRENDMLEKEEIFSKVLRAGRRTYFFDVRATKADDYYITITESKKFTEEDGSFHFKKHKIYLYKEDFSAFAEILEEMTSYVLNHKGEEVISERHQKDFKKEYGSDKPEGQRTSFTDIDFDDI from the coding sequence ATGAGAGAAAATGACATGTTAGAAAAAGAAGAGATTTTTTCTAAAGTATTACGAGCAGGAAGAAGAACTTATTTCTTTGATGTGAGAGCTACTAAAGCTGATGATTATTATATCACAATTACCGAAAGTAAAAAATTTACCGAGGAGGATGGTTCTTTTCATTTTAAAAAACACAAGATCTACTTGTACAAAGAGGACTTTAGTGCTTTTGCCGAAATACTTGAAGAAATGACTTCCTATGTCCTGAACCACAAGGGCGAAGAAGTAATCTCTGAAAGGCATCAAAAAGATTTCAAAAAAGAATATGGTTCTGATAAACCTGAAGGACAAAGAACTAGTTTCACTGATATAGATTTTGACGATATTTAG
- a CDS encoding tRNA-binding protein, whose product MDLTWSEFERTDMRVGTIIEVNDFPEARKPAYQLTIDFGSEIGIRKSSAQITVHYKKEDLLNRQIISVVNFPKKQIGKFMSECLVLGAIGKEGDVILLAPDFKIENGLRIG is encoded by the coding sequence ATGGATTTAACCTGGAGTGAATTTGAAAGAACTGATATGCGTGTCGGAACAATTATAGAAGTAAATGATTTTCCCGAAGCCAGAAAACCAGCCTACCAGCTTACCATTGATTTTGGTTCCGAAATAGGAATCCGTAAATCATCAGCCCAAATAACGGTACATTATAAAAAAGAAGATTTGTTAAACCGACAAATTATCTCAGTAGTCAATTTTCCCAAAAAGCAAATCGGGAAATTTATGAGCGAATGTTTGGTTCTTGGCGCAATAGGCAAGGAGGGAGATGTTATTTTGCTGGCTCCCGATTTTAAAATAGAAAACGGACTACGTATAGGTTAG
- a CDS encoding nuclear transport factor 2 family protein, with the protein MRKIAMLMVFFLIISCNNQNQSKPMDATKNEQLIKQYFEHFNNHDWKKMSEMYTDTADFKDPSLGPGIVKQTRKQIADKYAELNAAFPDLHDKVVQVYPSGDKHIIVEFVSTGTAPDNSKFELPICTIFTIENGLITKDFTYFDNFEEEEN; encoded by the coding sequence ATGAGAAAAATAGCAATGCTAATGGTGTTTTTTCTAATTATTTCCTGTAACAATCAAAATCAATCAAAACCTATGGATGCCACAAAAAATGAACAATTAATCAAACAGTATTTCGAACATTTTAACAACCATGACTGGAAGAAGATGTCAGAAATGTACACGGATACCGCTGATTTTAAAGACCCTTCGTTAGGGCCGGGGATTGTAAAACAAACCCGTAAACAAATTGCGGATAAGTATGCAGAATTAAATGCTGCATTTCCGGATCTGCATGATAAAGTTGTTCAGGTTTATCCATCGGGAGACAAACATATTATTGTAGAGTTTGTTTCAACAGGTACAGCGCCCGATAATTCAAAATTTGAATTGCCAATCTGCACTATTTTTACCATTGAAAACGGATTAATTACCAAAGATTTTACCTATTTCGATAATTTTGAAGAAGAGGAAAACTAA
- the tnpA gene encoding IS200/IS605 family transposase codes for MANTYTQIHIHFVFAVKFRRSLIDKEWKAELYQYITGIIKNNDHKLLAINGVSDHIHILIGIRPAQSISDLMKNIKQDSSKWINSNKLSKSHFQWQEGYGAFSYSKSQLSTVIRYIENQEAHHKKKTFRDEYIHFLQKSEVDYDEKFIFKELI; via the coding sequence ATGGCAAACACGTACACCCAAATACATATTCATTTTGTTTTCGCAGTGAAATTCAGACGTTCGTTAATAGACAAAGAATGGAAAGCAGAATTATATCAATATATAACCGGAATTATAAAAAATAATGATCATAAGCTTCTGGCGATAAATGGTGTATCGGATCATATTCATATTTTGATCGGGATCAGACCTGCCCAATCGATTTCTGATTTGATGAAAAATATTAAACAGGATTCCTCAAAATGGATCAATAGTAATAAATTATCCAAAAGTCATTTCCAATGGCAGGAAGGTTATGGAGCGTTTTCATACAGTAAATCTCAACTAAGTACTGTAATCAGGTATATTGAAAACCAGGAAGCACACCACAAAAAGAAAACATTCAGAGACGAGTATATTCACTTTTTGCAAAAGTCAGAAGTTGATTATGATGAAAAGTTTATTTTTAAAGAATTAATTTAG
- a CDS encoding ABC transporter ATP-binding protein: MKELSYLNKYFIKYKYSFSLGILITIIAQIFSLFTPKLISKSLNAIEKFDKLPKADQSSQIVIDTYREGLIHNVLLIIATTIVAGFLTFLMRQTLIVMSRHIEFDLKNEVFKQYEKLSQNFYKQNRTGDLMNRISEDVSKVRMYVGPAVMYTINTFIRFAIVIIYMYNVSPLLTLYTILPLPILSYCIFKLSSEINKRSTTFQQYLSKVSSFTQEIFSGIRVIKANSLENQHQNNMVALADESKKKSLDLAKVQSLFGPLMIALIGISNLVVIYFGGVMYINGTIPNIGTIAEFILYVNMLTWPVASLGWVSSMVQEAEASQKRLNEFLKIEPEIKNNNENHSNIEGTISFENVNYTYEDTKIEALKNVTFTVKKGETLAILGKTGSGKSTILSLISRLYDVTEGKITIDQNEISGLNLYDLRNNVGIVPQDAFLFSDTIKNNIKFGNQNATDEEVIEAAKNAVVHDNIIAFNKQYDTVLGERGITLSGGQKQRVSIARAIIKNPAILLFDDCLSAVDTETEETILSNLFKICKDKTTIIVSHRVSSAKNADKIIILEDGKIIQQGSHNQLINQEGYYASLYLKQLSEKELL; this comes from the coding sequence ATGAAAGAATTAAGTTATTTAAACAAATATTTCATCAAATATAAATATAGTTTCTCTTTAGGTATTTTAATCACCATAATCGCACAAATATTCTCTCTATTTACTCCAAAGCTCATTAGCAAGTCGTTAAACGCTATCGAAAAGTTTGACAAACTGCCAAAAGCCGATCAATCTTCGCAAATCGTCATTGATACGTACCGCGAAGGATTAATCCATAACGTACTGTTAATCATAGCCACTACCATTGTAGCGGGTTTTCTAACCTTCTTAATGCGCCAAACTTTGATCGTAATGTCGCGTCATATCGAGTTTGATTTAAAAAATGAAGTTTTCAAACAATATGAAAAACTCTCACAAAACTTTTACAAACAAAACCGCACCGGAGATTTAATGAACCGCATTAGCGAAGACGTCTCAAAAGTTCGTATGTATGTGGGACCGGCGGTAATGTACACGATCAACACTTTCATTCGTTTTGCCATTGTCATAATATATATGTACAATGTCTCACCATTATTAACACTATATACAATTTTACCTTTACCAATTCTTTCTTATTGCATTTTCAAACTAAGCTCAGAAATCAATAAAAGAAGTACCACTTTTCAGCAATATTTATCTAAAGTTTCCAGCTTCACACAGGAAATCTTTTCCGGTATTCGTGTTATAAAAGCCAACTCACTGGAAAATCAGCATCAAAACAACATGGTCGCTCTGGCTGACGAAAGCAAAAAAAAGAGCTTGGATTTGGCCAAAGTACAGTCTTTATTTGGTCCTTTGATGATTGCTTTAATCGGAATCAGTAACCTTGTAGTCATTTACTTTGGAGGTGTCATGTACATTAACGGAACGATTCCGAATATTGGAACGATTGCCGAGTTTATTTTATATGTGAATATGTTAACCTGGCCGGTAGCTTCATTAGGATGGGTTTCATCAATGGTACAGGAAGCCGAAGCTTCTCAGAAACGTTTAAATGAATTTTTAAAAATCGAGCCCGAAATAAAAAATAATAACGAGAATCATTCCAATATTGAGGGTACCATTTCTTTTGAAAATGTAAACTATACCTACGAAGACACCAAGATCGAGGCTCTTAAAAATGTAACTTTTACTGTCAAAAAAGGAGAGACATTGGCTATTTTAGGAAAAACCGGTTCAGGAAAGTCTACAATATTATCACTAATCTCCCGTTTATATGATGTAACCGAGGGGAAAATCACTATTGATCAGAACGAAATCAGTGGTCTGAATCTGTATGATTTGCGAAATAATGTTGGAATTGTACCTCAAGACGCTTTTTTATTCTCGGACACTATTAAAAACAATATAAAATTCGGCAATCAGAACGCTACAGACGAAGAAGTAATCGAAGCGGCCAAAAATGCGGTAGTTCATGATAATATTATCGCTTTTAACAAACAATACGATACTGTTTTAGGAGAAAGAGGAATCACTCTCTCAGGCGGCCAAAAGCAGCGGGTCTCTATTGCGCGCGCCATTATTAAAAATCCGGCTATTTTACTTTTCGACGATTGTTTGTCGGCAGTGGACACAGAAACAGAGGAAACGATTCTTAGCAATTTATTTAAAATTTGTAAAGATAAAACTACAATAATTGTAAGCCATAGGGTATCATCTGCAAAAAATGCCGATAAAATAATCATTTTGGAAGACGGGAAGATCATTCAACAAGGCTCTCATAATCAATTAATAAATCAGGAAGGCTATTATGCATCGTTATATTTAAAACAACTTTCGGAAAAAGAATTACTTTAA
- a CDS encoding thioredoxin family protein: protein MARTPSNMIPLGTIAPDFKLRDTNSNNDYSFDDLRGSKGTLIMFICNHCPFVLHVIKEVVMIANDYRVQGIGVIAISSNDIEKYPQDGPELMTDFAFQNKIDFPYLHDESQEVAKAYEAACTPDFYLFDNQDRLFYRGQLDDSRPGNGIPLSGSDLRSAIDALIYNRSLKDPQKPSIGCNIKWKTTL, encoded by the coding sequence ATGGCACGAACTCCTTCTAATATGATTCCTCTTGGAACAATTGCTCCAGATTTCAAATTAAGAGATACCAATTCGAATAATGACTATTCATTTGACGATTTGAGAGGCTCAAAGGGTACTTTGATTATGTTTATTTGTAACCATTGCCCATTTGTACTTCATGTCATCAAAGAGGTTGTTATGATTGCTAATGATTATCGTGTACAAGGAATTGGTGTAATTGCCATTTCAAGCAACGATATTGAGAAATATCCGCAAGACGGTCCTGAGTTAATGACTGACTTTGCTTTTCAGAACAAAATCGATTTTCCCTATTTGCACGACGAAAGCCAGGAAGTAGCCAAAGCCTACGAAGCGGCTTGTACTCCCGATTTTTATTTATTTGACAATCAGGACCGATTGTTTTACCGTGGCCAGTTGGACGATTCAAGACCGGGAAACGGAATTCCGTTAAGCGGAAGTGATCTTCGCAGTGCAATTGACGCTCTTATTTACAATAGAAGTCTGAAAGATCCGCAAAAACCAAGTATTGGCTGCAACATCAAATGGAAAACAACGCTTTAG
- a CDS encoding cupin domain-containing protein, whose amino-acid sequence MQHFKTSKEFIKGDEIEWEIVGEGIKRKILAFDERVMLVNVHFEKGGIGVLHEHYHSQVTYVSSGKFDVTISGVTQTLKEGDSFYIPPHAIHGVVCLESGLLTDVFSPMREDFIQS is encoded by the coding sequence ATGCAGCATTTTAAAACAAGTAAAGAGTTTATAAAAGGAGATGAAATTGAGTGGGAGATCGTAGGAGAAGGAATCAAACGTAAAATTCTGGCTTTCGATGAAAGAGTGATGTTGGTAAATGTACATTTTGAGAAAGGCGGAATCGGAGTTTTACACGAGCACTATCATTCTCAGGTTACCTACGTTTCCAGTGGTAAATTTGACGTTACTATTAGTGGCGTAACCCAAACGTTAAAGGAAGGAGATAGTTTTTACATTCCGCCTCATGCCATTCATGGAGTAGTTTGTTTGGAAAGCGGACTTCTGACAGATGTTTTTAGTCCAATGCGCGAAGATTTTATACAATCGTAA
- a CDS encoding Glu/Leu/Phe/Val family dehydrogenase: MDATFATGKELQKMDPVFGQLSFDDHEQIVFCNDKDTGLKAIIGIHNSVMGPALGGTRMWNYNTEWEALNDVLRLSRGMTYKSAITGLNIGGGKAVIIGDAKTQKTPELMRKFGEFVHSLGGRYITAEDVGMETKDMDTVRDVTPYVTGISEERGGSGNPSPITAYGVYLGMKAAAKSQFGTDVLEGKKVLVQGIGHVGEALVEYLTKEGAIVTITDINEEKLFQVASKYNASIYSGEDLYTADVDIYAPCAMGAIINDATVDKIKAKVIAGAANNQLADENVHGARLQERGILYAPDFLINAGGIINVYAELEHYGKAEIMSKTENIYNTTLEIIEYAVKNGMTTHKAALTIAQNRIDLRKIENAKK, from the coding sequence ATGGATGCAACTTTCGCAACTGGAAAAGAACTTCAAAAAATGGATCCTGTTTTTGGTCAATTGTCTTTTGACGATCACGAACAAATTGTATTTTGCAATGACAAAGATACAGGTTTAAAAGCAATTATTGGTATTCATAATTCGGTTATGGGACCAGCTTTGGGAGGTACTAGAATGTGGAATTACAATACTGAATGGGAAGCATTAAACGATGTTTTACGCCTTTCAAGAGGTATGACCTATAAATCAGCCATTACCGGATTGAATATCGGTGGAGGTAAAGCAGTAATTATTGGTGATGCTAAAACGCAAAAAACACCTGAATTAATGCGCAAGTTTGGTGAATTTGTTCACTCTTTAGGTGGTAGATATATTACGGCTGAGGATGTTGGAATGGAAACAAAAGACATGGACACTGTTAGAGACGTAACGCCTTATGTTACGGGTATCTCTGAAGAAAGAGGTGGTTCAGGAAATCCTTCTCCAATAACTGCTTACGGTGTTTATTTAGGAATGAAAGCTGCTGCTAAAAGTCAGTTTGGTACTGATGTTTTAGAAGGTAAAAAAGTTTTAGTTCAGGGAATTGGTCACGTAGGTGAGGCTTTGGTTGAGTATTTAACTAAAGAAGGAGCAATTGTTACAATTACTGATATCAATGAAGAGAAATTATTTCAGGTAGCTTCGAAATACAATGCTTCAATCTATTCTGGTGAAGATTTGTATACAGCTGATGTTGATATTTATGCACCATGTGCAATGGGAGCAATCATCAATGATGCAACTGTAGATAAAATTAAAGCTAAAGTTATTGCCGGAGCAGCTAACAATCAGTTGGCTGATGAGAATGTTCACGGAGCAAGATTACAGGAAAGAGGGATTTTATATGCTCCAGATTTCTTAATCAACGCTGGTGGAATTATCAATGTATATGCCGAATTAGAGCATTACGGTAAAGCTGAAATCATGTCAAAAACCGAAAATATCTATAATACAACTTTAGAGATTATCGAGTATGCTGTGAAAAACGGAATGACAACGCACAAAGCGGCTTTGACCATTGCTCAAAATCGTATCGATTTGAGAAAGATTGAAAACGCTAAAAAATAA